The DNA sequence TGAACCCGTGGTCGGCGAGGTCGGCCACGATGCCGGCGACGTCGACGCCCCAATGAATGTCGATGAGAAAGGTCATCGGCCGCGAGGTCGCGAGCAGCTTTCGCGCGCCGGCCAGGACGTACTCCTCCGCCCCCTCGACGTCGATCTTCACGACGTCGACCTGCGCAAGCGCTGACTCTGCAATGAGGTCGTCGAGAGTCCGTGCCGGGATCTGCACGGTGCCGCGCGGCTTCATGTGCTCGAGCGTGTGCACCTCGCTCGGCGCGATGGTGCTGGTCCCCGACTGATGTCCCTGGTGCAGCTCGATGGTCCCGGTCTCGGCTGCCGCCGCCACCGGCGCGACCTCCACGACGTGGTCGAGGTGATGCAGCCGTAGGTTCCGTTGCAGCTGGGGGACGTTGTCCGGGTCGGCCTCGACGGCGAGCACCCGCGTGCCGGGCCCACCTTGCTTGGCCGCCCAGATCGAGAAGTCACCGAGGTTTGCACCGACATCGACGAAGCCGCCGCCCGGCGGCAGGAAACGAGCGATGTTGCTGAACTTCATCGGCTCGTAGACCCACAGCAGCCGGCGCAGCGACTCCACCGAGTCGCCCAGGTCCATCCAGATCAGACCGGTGCGGGTCGGCATCGGGAGCGGGCGTCGCGGGGTGAAACGCTGGATCGCGGGCCAGTGCCGCGCCGCGTTGTTCGCCACCCGGTGGCGGGTGGCGCTGGCCCGGATCACCAGCCGAGCGTAACCAGCCGCGGGTGAGAACGCCCTAGCGCAGGATGGCGAGCAATACGAGCGCGGCGATCACCGCGACGATGCCACCCATCGCCCAGCCCGGAATGAACTCGGCCTTCTGCGACTGCTTGGCCTCGGCCAATCGCGGGCCGGGCAACGAGTGCGGATCGGTCTTGCTAGGCATGACGGGTGAACGCGTGCGCGATGCCGATGATCACGGCGAGGATCAGTCCGAGCCACAACACGTGCGCCACGAAACCGAGCCCGCCGAACAACAGCAACAGCACCAAGGCAAGTACAAGCAACATGACGACCTCCTGATCGGTTGCAGGAGTGATCACCAGATTCCGCGCGACTAATCCCGCCGATCAGGTGCAGGGCTGGCCCCCGATGGCGCCGAGCACCGTGATGCGTGCCCGGTCGACCCGGGCGGCGTCGTAGCGGGTTCGGCCGACGCCGTGACCGGAGGTGAGCTCGACGAACGCGCCCAGGGCCGAGCTGCCGGTGAGGCGGGCGAGCGCCGGTCCGAGGTAGACAGCCTGCTGGCAGCCGCTCGCCGTCAGGGCGTACACCTGGTGCTCCGGGCCGGGCAGGAGCCGCCGCCGGATGACGGCAAGCGCGACTGCTGCGGTCACGGTCGGCGCGAAGGTCAGGTACGTCGTACCGCCGTCCCAGCGGCCCCGCGACGCGACCGCCGGTTTCCCGAGCTCGCGGGTGATGCGGGCCGTCAACGCGCCGCAGTTCGTGTTGCGGGAGGCGTCAGCGGCGAGCACCGCTTCGGCCGCGGCCCGCGGTGCCGTCACGCCGAGCACGCCCAGTGACACGGCCAGCCGTTCCACGACCGCCTTCAGGGCGACCGGGTCGGCGTCCGTGCAGTGGCGCTGCAGCCGCAGCAAGGGGGCGAGGTACGCCAAGCGTCGTGCCGGCCGGGAGTCCTCGCCGGCGAGGGCGAATGCGACCTGCGCGATCGTCTGCGCCGTGCTGCCGGAGGACGACCCCGCTTCTGGGGCGACCGGTCCGCTCGACGACGCGCAGGCCGTCACCCCGCCGAGCGCGAGGGCAGCGGCGAGCGCGATGCCCGAGAGCCGCGCCGACGCCGACCTAGTTCTCGGGGCCGGGACCAAACTCGCTGACCGCGTTCATGATCCCGGCGAAGTAGCCGCCGATGCAGCCCGCGACGAACAGCCCGATGCCGACCCAGAACAGCGGCCAGTTCCAGTAGATCAGCGCAATCCCGCCGAGAATCGTCCCTGCGATCGCGACGTACACCGTCGCCCAGATCGTCAGCGATGCGTTGTGCCCACCGGACCCGCCGGCCATTGCGTCCTCCTCGGTCGAACCCGTACGCGACTAGCAGCCTAAGGCTCGTCCCGAGCCTCCACCGTCTCGGGGCGGGGCCAGAGCCGGTCTATCTCGGCGTTGAGCTCCGCTCCGAGCAGAATCGCCAACGCCGTCAGGTAGAGGAACAGCAGCACGGCGACAGGCGCGGACAGCGGCCCGTACGTCGCGGTCTTGCGAAACGCCCAGTCCAGCCAGGCCCGCAGCAACGTCGAGCCGACCACCCAGAACGACACGGCGAGCAGCGCGCCCGGAAGCGCCCGCCGCCACTGCGTACGCACCGGCAGCGCCTGGTGGTAGAGCGTCGCGATCAGCGCGAGAGACAGCAGGATGAGCACCGGCCAGTACCCGACCTCGAGGAAGCCGTGCACGGTGTCGTGCAACCGGTCCGGGAACGCCGACTCCAGCCGGGACGGCCCGAGCACCAGCAGCGGAAGCAGCACGATGACCCCGATGACGAACGTGAGATACATCCGCAGCGCCAGCAGCCGGCTGCGCACCGCGCCGCGATGGCTGCGCAGACCGTAGGCGATCGTGATCGTGTTGACGTAGGTCGCCATCGCCGACGATCCGGTCCACAGCGACACGACGAAGCTGATCGACACGACGTCGGCCCGGCCGCCGAACAGGATCCGGTGCAGTGCCGGAGCGATCGTCGAGTGCACCGCGCTCGGCACGATGACGTGCGTGAGCCCCTTCTCGATCGAGTTCTGCAGCCGGTTGAGGTTGTCCGCGCCGAGCAGCCCGTTGAAGTAGCCGATCACGCCGAGGACGGCGAGGATCAGCGACGGCAGCGACAGCAGCTGCCAGAAGCCGGCCTCCGCGGCGAGACCGAGGATGCGGTCGTGCCACGCCCGGCGAGCGGTCGAGATGGCGAGGTCGCGTGCGGTCGCCATCACGAAACGGTACGGCGAATCCGGCCGGGAACCCTGCTTCACTGGTGCCCATGACCGATACCCACCTGGTCACGAACCAGCCGCCGCCGCTCGTCGACTACGACGTGTTCAACGCCGACCTGGCCCTCGTCGAAGGCGTGCAACGCCATCAGGCCGGCTGGGCGATGGAGTCACTCGGCGAGCTCGGGCGGCGCGCCGGCGGTGCGGAAGCCCAGGAGTGGGGTCGGCTCGCGAACGTCAACCCGCCCCGGCTAGTCACCCACGACCGCTACGGGCACCGCATCGACGAGGTCGAGTTCCACCCGTCGTGGCACGAGCTGATGACGGTCGCCGTCTCGGCCGGGCTGCACTCCAGCTCCTGGACCGACCCGAAGCCGGGTGCCCACGTCGCCCGCGCCGCGGCGTTCTCGGTCTGGTCACAGACCGAAGGCGGCCACGGCTGCCCGATCTCGATGACGCACGCCGCGGTCCCGGCGCTGCGCGCCGACGCTGCCCTCGCCGCCGAGTGGGAGCCGCGCCTGACGTCGCGCGTCTACGACTTCGGGCTTCGCGTCCCGGCCGACAAAGCGGGTTGCCTCGCCGGCATGGGCATGACGGAGAAGCAGGGCGGCTCCGACGTACGCACCAACACGACCGTCGCGGAGCCGGCCGCCGACGGGACGTACCGGATCACCGGCCACAAGTGGTTCACGTCCGCGCCGATGTGCGACGTGTTCTTGATCCTGGCCCAGGCGCCGGGCGGGCTCACCTGTTTCGTCGTCCCTCGGATCCTGCCCGACGGCACCCGTAACACCTTCCGCATCCAGCGCCTCAAGGACAAGCTCGGCAACAAGTCCAACGCGTCGAGTGAGCCGGAGTTCGACGACACCGTCGGCTGGCGGCTGGGCGACGAGGGGGCCGGGGTCCGCACCATCATCGAGATGGTCACCTCGACGCGGCTGGACTGCGTGATCGGCACGTCGACCCTGATGCGGGTCGCGGTGGCGCAGGCGACCCATCACGCGCGGCACCGCCAGGCGTTCGGCCGCTACCTCGCCGACCAGCCGCTGATGCGGATGGTGCTCGCCGACCTCGCCGTCGAGTCCGAGGCGGCGACGACCCTGATGACGCGACTGGCCGCCGCGGTCGACGACGACGAGTCGGCGTTCAAGCGGGTGGGCTTGGCGGTCGGCAAGTACTGGGTGTGCAAGCGGGGTCCGGCGGTGGCCGCGGAAGCCCTCGAATGCTTCGGCGGCAACGGCTTCGTCGAGGACTTCCCGATGGCGCAGATCTATCGGGAGGCTCCGCTGAACTCGATCTGGGAGGGGTCGGGCAACGTCAACGTGCTCGACGTACTTCGGGGACTGGCGCGTACGCCGGAGGCGTGGGAGGCGTTCCGTGCCGAGGTGTCGCTGGCCGCCGGCGCCGACCGCCGGCTGGACGCCGCCGCGTCAGCGCTCGACGCCGAGCTGGCCGACACCTCCGACATCGAGGTGCGGGCGCGGCGGGTGGTCGAGCGCATGGCGCTGGTCCTGCAGGGGTCGCTGCTGGTGCGCTTCGCGCCGCCGGCGGTCGCCGACGCGTTCTGCGCCTCGCGGCTGGCCGGCGACTGGGGACACGCGTTCGGGACGCTGCCGCCGGGCGTCGACACCGCGGCGATCGTCGAACGCGCAACCCCGAAGGTCGGCTAGCCCCACCCCTGACCGCATGGCACCGCTCACATGTGCGGTTCGGTTTTGATCATGTTGGGCTCGGCGGGGAACTTGGTGTCTGCGCCCGGCCCGTTGAGCAGGTCGTTGGCGAACAGCGGGCACTCGCCGTCCTTGGACAGGTACGCCGACTGCGGCTTGCCCAACGTGTCCGCCGCTCCGCGCAGCAGCGAGCACTCGATCCGCGAGCCGATCGTGAACGACACGTTGAAGAAGAAGTTGTCGTTGCCGATCGGATCCGGGCACCCGATGGACACGCCGAGCACCTTGCACGCCGGGTCACCGGCCGGCGGCGGGTTGCCGGAGAACAGCGAGCGCCGGATCGGCTCCGGGTACGACGACAGCGGCGCGATCAGGTAGCCGAGGAAGTCACCCGCCGTACCGATGTTGAGGTAGCCCTGCATCCCCGGCACGTCGTCACGGACCGCCTGCACGATCTGCGGGTACATCTCTCCCGGCCCCCCGCTGACCAACAGGTCCCCGATGTGCCCGGAGAACGTCGTCGTGCCGAGCAGGTTCGCGGTGAACCACGGGTAGCCGAGCGCCCGCGCGCCCGGGGCGCCGACCAGCGAGCCGGCGTACTCGACCGCGAGCAGGACCGGCGAGTCGATCACGTCCTCGATGAGATAGCTGGACATCCCGACCGTCGCGGGGCCGCGCACCGGCTGCGAGTGGCGCACCGCGTACTTCACCCCGAGCAGGACGCGGCCGGCGTACTCGTCGAGCTCACACAGCTGCTTGGCCTTGAACGCCTTGAGGTTCGGCTCGAGGCACTCCGCCCGGTTGGGCTGAGTGCGCCCGAGCGTGCCGACCTGATCCATCGCGAAGCCGCCGAACGCCTTCCTCATCGCGTCGTTGAGCCGCCCGACGTAGTCACCGGTCACGTAGGTGTTGTCGGAGTCGAGCACGGTCGGGTGCGAGGAGTAGTTGGTGTAGGTGTCGAGAACCTTGCCCGTCTTCGGGTCGTGCGCCTGGATGACGCGGATCTCGTCGTCCATCGTCTGGTTGCGCGGGTCGTTGGAGAACTGGTTGGTCAGCAGCGGGTCGTCGTTGACACTCGGCGGGTACTCCTTGGTCTCCCCCGCGACGCCGGCGTGCGCCACGCCGTAGGTGAGCGTCGCGGGCCGCATGGCCTGCCACGCCTCGACCAGCGCCTTGACGGTCCGGTCGTGCACCAGCTCGAGGTACGACGTCGGGTCGCCGCCCCACACGCCCACGGTGTCCGGGCCACCGTGGGTGTGGTCGGAGTCGACGAGGATCTCCGACGCCGTCGGCACCGGCGCGTGCTCCCGCTCGCGTGAGGCGAGTCTGGCGATCTCCGCGGCCGCGTCCTTGCGGATGTCCTCGATCCCGAACGGGCCCTGCTTGTAGGCGATGAAGTAGCCCTGCGTCTCGATCTGGGCGAACGCGATCGTGTGGGTCCGGTCGCTGAACATGATCGCCCGGCTGTGCGAGCCGTCGCCGAGGATGCCGGTGGCGTAGCGACCGACCGTGTCCGGGATCTGGTACTTGTTGGCGATCTTGTCGTCACCGAAGCCGTAGCCGCCGAGATAGAAGTCCTTGTGGGCGAGCATCGCCGGCGTCGGGTTGATCGACTCCGCAGCTCCGCCCACGAGATAGATCGCCGGCTGCTCGGGCTGCGTGCCGCGCTTTGCCGACGCGAACGCCGCCGGCGCGACCGATCCGGCGCAGAGGGCGACGGCGAGCAGGGTGACGGCGGGTCTACGGCGCATTCGAGAGGTTTCGCCTGCGACGCGGCGAAGTCCTGCCGCATGCGCCGAGCGGTCACCGCGGTTGTCGCCACCTTGACCCTGCTCCTCGGAGCCGTCGTCGGGATCTCCACGGTCTCGGCCGCCGGAGCGACGAGCGCCGGCGCCTGGCACGGCCTGCGTGCCGGCGCGGCCGTGGTGGACGCCACGTGGCACGTCGGCGCCTCAGCCGGCCAGTACGCCAGCCAGATCGGCGGCCAGGACCTCAAGGGCGAGTGGGACCCCAACGTCGCGTCAGTGTTGAAGCGCTCGTCGTACGGCGTCGCCTCGCGGCTGTCGATCAGCGCGATCGTCCTGCAGGACGGCAAGGGCGATCCGCCGATCGCGCTGGTCCGTGACGACAACTACCTCGCCCAGGACATGCTGGTCCGGCGAGTCGGCCAGCTCCTCGCCGCGGCGCACAGCCCGGTCACCTACGGCAACATCCTGCTGTCGGCCCTGCACGACCACTCCTCGCCGTACTACTCGACGCCCGCCGCCGGCGTCTGGCTGTTCCAGGACGTCATGGACCTGCGAATGTTCGAATACCAGGCCCGCCAGATGGCCACCGCGATCGAGAAGGCCTACGCCGCGATGACCCCGGCCCGGGTCGGCGCGACGACGGTCCAGTTCGCCGGCTTCCAGGGCAACATCGCCGGTGCCGACGTCAACGAGGACGGCTCCCCCACCGGCTACCCGGAGCAGGACAACGACCACGAGCTCACGGTCATGCGCTTCGACAACATGTCCGACCCCTCGCACCCGACGCCGCTGGCGACCTGGGTCGACTACGCCGAGCACGGTGAGTCCCTCGACGAGTACGACCTCATCAGCGAGGACTGGATGGCGCCGTTCATGCACTACATGACGAGCGCCACGCACGCACCGATGGTGTTCAGCCAGGGCGGCGTCGGATCGGCGGAAGGCCCCTACGAGCACAACTACCCGGCGGGTGAGGTCCCGACGCTGACCGACCACGGCCAGAAGGTGTACGAGATCTACGGCCACATGGGGTACGCCCAGGCGGTCCGCGGCACCCACCTGCTGTTCGAGCACGCGATCGCCGCGTGGCGCGCGATCGGCGGCGCGCACAACGGCATCAAGGTCGACGTGCCGTACTCGACCGATCCGACCGTCACCATGCTGACCCGCTGGTACGCCGGGCCGATCTCGCACCCGTACCCGTCGGTGGGGAACTGCCGCACCGGGCCGACGCTGGCCGGCAACCCCGGCGTGCCGGCGGCCGGGCTGCCCGACTGCGAGCGGGTCTCCGACGTCGGCGCCCCGACACTGCCGTTCTCCCCGAAGCTGTTCGACCAGCTCAAGGCAGCGGGCCTGCCGATCCCGGACAACTACGACGTCCCCTCCGCCGGCCTGGTCGAGGAGAACGAGGCGATCAAGCTCCAGGCGGTGCGGATCGGCCAGATCCTGCTCGGCTCCTGCGCCTGCGAGCCACAGGCAGACCTGACCCGCAACTTCGAGACGCGTACCGACCGCACGACCGGCAACGAGTGGCTCGGCTTCAACTACGGAAGCCAGGCCGACGTCGACGAGGGGTGGCCGGTCGGCTACGACAACGGGCTGCCGGCGAAGCCGGTGCGAGCCTGCTACCGGTCGACCAAGACCGGCTACTCCTGCCCCGATCCGCGGGATCCGCTCGGCGTGGCCCGGCTGACGGTCTCGAATGCGGCGTACCAACACATGGAAGCCGAGGTCGACAACAACGCGGCAGGCTGGAACGCGACGAGCTACGCGCTCAACGCGGGATCGGAGCCGGTCAAGGACCCCGCGATCAAGGGCAACTTCACCCACACCGAGCTCGGCGCGGGCCAGTACGCGAAGTGTCCCGGCTACCAGCTGTCGGTCGCTTTGGGCCACACCGGCGACTACAACGGCTACACGGTCACCTACCGCGAGTACGAAGCGCGCGACTCCTATCGCAAGGCGCTGACCGCCTACGGCCCGCACAGCGCTGACTACTACGTCACGAACCTGCTGGGCATGGCGGCGAACCTGATGTGCGGTACGCCGGTCCCGACCCAGCCCACCGACGCCATCGCCACCGTCAACGAGCTGCGCCAGCAGAGCGAAGCGGTCGTGCTCGGCGAGATCTCCTCGGCCTACTACAACGCCTGGACCGCGCGCGTCCCGGACAGCATCGGTCCGGCCAAGGTGCTCACCCAGCCGAAGAACCTCACCCGCTTCGACGACGCGACCGTGACCTGGGTGGGTGGAGACAACTGGACCGACGACCCGACGGTCGTGGTGCAGCGCAAGGTCGACGGCACGTGGCGGCAGTACGCCGACCAGAGCGGACAGATCCAGGTCGTGTTCGACGAGCGCCCGCCGCTGTCGGTGGCCGCCTTGCGTGAGCTGACCGGCCAGCAGCGCTGGTTGTGGACCGCGTCGATGGAGGTCTTCGACTCCTACCCGCGCGCCGACGTGCCGGGCGGTCAGGTTCCCAATGGCGACTACCGCTTCGTGATCGACGGCGACATCCACACCGGCGGCGCGGTGCATCCCTACCGGCTCACCTCTCGGGTGTTCCGAGTGCGGCCTTGGCGCGGCATCAGGGTCGAGGACCTGCGGGTCAGCCACGGGCGGGCGACGTTCGCGATGGCGCCGATCCGCTACCCGCGCCTGCCGATCCATGTCCCCGACGCGCTGAAGCGGTTCTACAAGGACAACGGCGGCGGCACCGGCAAGCCGAACACCAGCGTGATCTGCGAGACCTGCAGCTTCGAGCCGTGGGCCACTCGCGGCCGGCTGGCCAGCGCGCAGATCGAGATCGTGGGTCGCGACGGCGCCGTCGTCCGCACCGTCAGGGCTCACCGCATCGACGGGCGTACGTGGGGGGCGCGGCTTCCGCTCCGGACGGGCGAGCGGGCCGTCGTCGCGCCCGGCGGCGTCCGCGACACCTACGGCGAGACCAACGCCAGAGGCCTTTCCACAGCCTGACAGCTGGCCGCAGACAGCGACCGGAAGTGACCCGCAGTCTTCTGCGATGCCCTCACTTCGCACCCTGACCGTTGCTTCGATGGCCCTCGCCGCGGCGATCTCCGCCGCTCCGGTCGCGCTCAGCGCGAGCGCGGCGACGGCCCACCCGACCCGGGACGCCGTCGTGTGCAAGCACGCCGGAACCGCCCGTGCCCGCTGCTTCGCGATCCGCGTCGACCGACTGGCGCGCGGCCGGGTACGCCACTCGGCGACCCCGCTCGGCTACGCGCCAAGCGATTTGGCCGCCGCCTACGACCTGCCAGCGGCCGGCACCGACGCCGGCAGCGGCGAGACCGTCGCCGTCGTCGACGCGTACGACGACCCGACGGCCGAGTCGGATCTCGCGCTCTACCGCAAGCAGTTCCACCTGCCGGCCTGCACCGGCGCGAGCGGCTGTTTCCGCAAGGTGGACGAGCGCGGCGGGACCGACTACCCGCCGGCCGACCCGGGCTGGTCGGAGGAGATCAGCCTGGACGTGGACATGGTCAGCGCGGTCTGCCCGAACTGCCACATCCTGCTGGTCGAGGCGGACACCGCCTCGATGGCCAACCTCGGCGCGGCGGTCGACGAGGCAGTGGCGCTCGGCGCGGACGCGGTCAGCAACAGCTACGGCGGTCCGGACGCCAAGGACTCGACGTACGGCCGCTACTACCACCACGCGGGAGTCGCGGTGACCGCGTCGGCGGGTGACAACGGCTATGGCGTGTCCTACCCGGCCTCGTCGAAGTGGGTCACCGCGGTCGGCGGCACGACCCTGTCGCGCAGCACGTCGAGCCGCGGCTTCACGGAGACCGCGTGGACCGACGGCGGCAGCGGATGCTCGGACCTCAACGCCACGACCTGGCAGTCCGCGGACGTTACCGGATGCGACGGGCGAGCCGTCGCCGACGTCGCTGCGGTGGCCGACCCGGCGACCGGAGTCGCGGTCTACGACAGCACGCCGTACGAGTCCGCGGTCGGGTGGTTGACCTTCGGCGGCACCTCCGCGTCATCGCCGATCATCGCCGCCGTCTTCGCGCTCGCCGGCAACACGACTGACGTCAGCGACGGCTCCTTCGTGTGGGAGCACCAGTCGGTGTCATCGCTCTGGGACGTGACCGGCGGCAGCAACGGCCAGTGTCCGACCGTGCAATGGTGCCAGGCGCGAGCCGGCTGGGACGGGCCGACCGGCTTGGGCACCCCGCACGGCATCGCCGCCTTCTAGACCTCGGACATCCGAGTTGCCAACGATAGACACTCGACCCGATCTTGACGTTTTCGGCCTGATGAGGGGTCCAACAGGCCGAAAGCGTCAAGATCACCCTGCGTCTGGCGTCAGGTCACCGTGACCAGGCTGAACGACTTCACCGTCTTGGACCCGGCGACGAAGCCGTTGTTCACTCCGACTACCCATTTGCTGCCGTCGGGCAGGATCGCGAGGCCCTCTAGCTCGTAGGAACTGCCCGAGATCGTCGGCATGTTGTGGGCCTGTTGATCGCCGCTTCCATCGACGAAGTTGTGGAAGCCGACGGTGAACTTTGCCTCGTCTTGTTGCGCGTCGGTCTGGGTCGCCCAGTAGAGCCAGTTCCCAGTGACGTCATATCCAAGATTGCTTGGAGAACCGGGAATCTGAAACGAACCCATGGATGGTGGAAAGGTCCCGCTTCCCGAGCTCTTGACTGCGGCGAGGCCGTAAACCCAGAGCTTGTTGTTGCCATCGCGAACGACGAGATTCGAGGTATTGACATTGACCGTGAGCGGGTTGGTCAGCGGAGGGGACCAATGCGTCTCGTCCTCGAAGGTGTCGGAATCCGGGTTGAAGTCTCCCCGGGTTATCTGATGGCCGTCGACGGGGTCCTTGGCGCCGTTGCTGCAAGGCGTCCAGATCGTGGGGCCGTTGTTCCCAATCTGGCCGCCGTGGCTGTGCGTCGCGAAGCGGTTGATCGCCGGCGAGCCATCAGACGGGCTCTTGAACTGGCTGAACGTCAGTTGCGTGCTTGGCACCTTCGGCGTCGCTTTGTCATCCGCGTTGTTCTGACACGTGTACACCGTGCTGCCGTTGAAGCCGAAGCATTGCATCGCATTGCCTGGCGGCAACGGGACCTTCGTCCAGCCCGAATAAATGCTCGGCGTACCGGGCAGCGGGATCGGTGCAGTAGACGCGCGAGCGAGTGCAGGTAGCCCGATATCAAGGGCGCCGCCCGCAACAACAGCGCCCGCCGCCTGCATGAACCTACGACGCGAGAGTTCCACGACTTCTCCTCAGCGTGGCGGATCCCCCGTACCACGCTGTCTACCTCCTCGGCACCGCGACATCAATGCTCAACGCACGAGGTGGTGGAATCGGGGCGTGAAGCTTCCCGTCATGCCGCCGGTCTCGCCGATGCTCGCGAAGGCGGTACCCGACGTACCCGAAGGCGAGTTCCTCTACGAGCCCAAGTGGGACGGCTTCCGGTCGATCATCTTCCGTGACGGCGACACGGTCGAGGTCGGCTCTCGCAACGAGAAGCCGATGACCCGCTACTTCCCCGAAGTCGTCGAAGCGGTCAAGGCGGCCCTGCCGGACAAGTGCGTCGTCGACGGCGAGATCGTCGTACCGATCAACGGCCGCTTGGAGTTCGAGGTGCTCCAGCAGCGGATCCACCCGGCGGAGTCCCGGGTCCGCAAGCTGGCCGCGGAAACCCCCGCGCACTTCGTCGGCTTCGATCTGCTCGCGATCGGTGACATCTCCCTGATGGGCGCGCCGTTTCGCGAGCGTCGGGCACAGCTCGAGTCCGCCGTCACGCCGACCGCCGACGTCCACGTCACGGCGGCAACCCGAGACGTCGCCGAGGCCAAGCGGTGGTTCACCGACTTCGAGGGGGCCGGCCTCGACGGCGTCGTCGCGAAAGGGCTCGAGCTGACCTACCAGCCCGACAAGCGCGTGATGTTCAAGATCAAGCACGCGCGCACGGCCGACTGCGTGCTGGCCGGCTTCCGCTGGCACAAGAGCGGTCCGATCGTCGGCTCACTGATCCTCGGGCTGTACGACGGGGACCAGCTGCGCCACGTCGGCGTCGCCGCATCGTTCCCGATGAAGCGACGGGCGGAGCTGGTCGAGGAGCTCGCGCCGCTGCGGGACAACGCCGAGCAGGGACACCCGTGGATCGGCAGCGAATGGGGGCCCGGCGGCACCCCGAACCGCTGGAACTCCGGCAAGGACATGAGCTTCGAGCCGCTACGACCCGAACTGGTCGTCGAGGTCGCTTACGACCAGATGGAAGGTCACCGCTTCCGCCACACCGCCCAGTTCAAGCGGTGGCGGCCGGACCGCGAGCCGCGCAGCTGCAGCTTCGCCCAGCTGGAGCGGCCGCTGAAGTGTGCGATCGACGAGGTGTTCAGCGCCTGACGGCCGATGCTGTTCAGCACGCCTTCAGGTTCCGACGGTTAGGTACGAACAGCAGGACGCACTCGCCGGTGTGGCTACCGATCCGGCTCGTCCGACCCCTCCCCCCGGAGGTCGGACCCGGCGAGTGCGTCCTCGCCCATTTCCGGGCCCGGTCAGCACCGCAGATGCGACCTCGCCGCCTGACCACCGACGGCAAACGGCGACGGGTCGCGGTTGTCGAGGATGGCCAGCAGCCTGTCGAGCAGCCGCTGCGCCCGGGCGGGCGGCTCACCGGCGTACCCCACGACGATCTGGTGGCGGCGCACGGTGAGGATCTGGGTATCCGTGCCGCACGCGATCTCCTCGTCCGGCCGCGGGTAGCGGGCGTCGAGGGTGCTGACACGTGCGTTCGCCGCCAGGTCCCGCAGTTTGCGCATCGTGGGTGCCGGCAGCTCGAACCGATACGTCGCGGGCTTCTCGGTGTCGACGATGCTCGTCTCACCGGATTTCGCGACCGTCATCGTGATCTTGTTGCGCGCGCCGGTACCCAGCTGGTAGCGCAGCAGCTCGCCGGCCGGCTGCGAAACGGTGGGGGCGTACGGCGAGAAGACGAACGCGATCTTGCCGTTCTCGAGCCCTTCGGCCGTGCTGGTGCCGTTCGGGGTGGTCACGGTCACGATCACCCGGCCCGCGGCATGCCGCGGCGACACCGCGACGATCCGGCCATCGGACTTGACGGTGAACGACAT is a window from the Mycobacteriales bacterium genome containing:
- a CDS encoding IPT/TIG domain-containing protein, coding for MTALPTVRRGAATAVALVAASAGVLATPSQAATSPVAPVPPAVSTMIPNSGPLVGGTTVRIDGTGFTGATSVRFGKQTPAMSFTVKSDGRIVAVSPRHAAGRVIVTVTTPNGTSTAEGLENGKIAFVFSPYAPTVSQPAGELLRYQLGTGARNKITMTVAKSGETSIVDTEKPATYRFELPAPTMRKLRDLAANARVSTLDARYPRPDEEIACGTDTQILTVRRHQIVVGYAGEPPARAQRLLDRLLAILDNRDPSPFAVGGQAARSHLRC
- a CDS encoding ATP-dependent DNA ligase, which translates into the protein MKLPVMPPVSPMLAKAVPDVPEGEFLYEPKWDGFRSIIFRDGDTVEVGSRNEKPMTRYFPEVVEAVKAALPDKCVVDGEIVVPINGRLEFEVLQQRIHPAESRVRKLAAETPAHFVGFDLLAIGDISLMGAPFRERRAQLESAVTPTADVHVTAATRDVAEAKRWFTDFEGAGLDGVVAKGLELTYQPDKRVMFKIKHARTADCVLAGFRWHKSGPIVGSLILGLYDGDQLRHVGVAASFPMKRRAELVEELAPLRDNAEQGHPWIGSEWGPGGTPNRWNSGKDMSFEPLRPELVVEVAYDQMEGHRFRHTAQFKRWRPDREPRSCSFAQLERPLKCAIDEVFSA
- a CDS encoding isovaleryl-CoA dehydrogenase, with protein sequence MTDTHLVTNQPPPLVDYDVFNADLALVEGVQRHQAGWAMESLGELGRRAGGAEAQEWGRLANVNPPRLVTHDRYGHRIDEVEFHPSWHELMTVAVSAGLHSSSWTDPKPGAHVARAAAFSVWSQTEGGHGCPISMTHAAVPALRADAALAAEWEPRLTSRVYDFGLRVPADKAGCLAGMGMTEKQGGSDVRTNTTVAEPAADGTYRITGHKWFTSAPMCDVFLILAQAPGGLTCFVVPRILPDGTRNTFRIQRLKDKLGNKSNASSEPEFDDTVGWRLGDEGAGVRTIIEMVTSTRLDCVIGTSTLMRVAVAQATHHARHRQAFGRYLADQPLMRMVLADLAVESEAATTLMTRLAAAVDDDESAFKRVGLAVGKYWVCKRGPAVAAEALECFGGNGFVEDFPMAQIYREAPLNSIWEGSGNVNVLDVLRGLARTPEAWEAFRAEVSLAAGADRRLDAAASALDAELADTSDIEVRARRVVERMALVLQGSLLVRFAPPAVADAFCASRLAGDWGHAFGTLPPGVDTAAIVERATPKVG
- a CDS encoding S8 family serine peptidase, translating into MPSLRTLTVASMALAAAISAAPVALSASAATAHPTRDAVVCKHAGTARARCFAIRVDRLARGRVRHSATPLGYAPSDLAAAYDLPAAGTDAGSGETVAVVDAYDDPTAESDLALYRKQFHLPACTGASGCFRKVDERGGTDYPPADPGWSEEISLDVDMVSAVCPNCHILLVEADTASMANLGAAVDEAVALGADAVSNSYGGPDAKDSTYGRYYHHAGVAVTASAGDNGYGVSYPASSKWVTAVGGTTLSRSTSSRGFTETAWTDGGSGCSDLNATTWQSADVTGCDGRAVADVAAVADPATGVAVYDSTPYESAVGWLTFGGTSASSPIIAAVFALAGNTTDVSDGSFVWEHQSVSSLWDVTGGSNGQCPTVQWCQARAGWDGPTGLGTPHGIAAF
- a CDS encoding FkbM family methyltransferase; the protein is MIRASATRHRVANNAARHWPAIQRFTPRRPLPMPTRTGLIWMDLGDSVESLRRLLWVYEPMKFSNIARFLPPGGGFVDVGANLGDFSIWAAKQGGPGTRVLAVEADPDNVPQLQRNLRLHHLDHVVEVAPVAAAAETGTIELHQGHQSGTSTIAPSEVHTLEHMKPRGTVQIPARTLDDLIAESALAQVDVVKIDVEGAEEYVLAGARKLLATSRPMTFLIDIHWGVDVAGIVADLADHGFTTRLEAEPDVLVDVVPRDALSIVCIRD
- a CDS encoding YihY/virulence factor BrkB family protein, whose protein sequence is MATARDLAISTARRAWHDRILGLAAEAGFWQLLSLPSLILAVLGVIGYFNGLLGADNLNRLQNSIEKGLTHVIVPSAVHSTIAPALHRILFGGRADVVSISFVVSLWTGSSAMATYVNTITIAYGLRSHRGAVRSRLLALRMYLTFVIGVIVLLPLLVLGPSRLESAFPDRLHDTVHGFLEVGYWPVLILLSLALIATLYHQALPVRTQWRRALPGALLAVSFWVVGSTLLRAWLDWAFRKTATYGPLSAPVAVLLFLYLTALAILLGAELNAEIDRLWPRPETVEARDEP